The following proteins come from a genomic window of Lolium rigidum isolate FL_2022 chromosome 5, APGP_CSIRO_Lrig_0.1, whole genome shotgun sequence:
- the LOC124652244 gene encoding uncharacterized protein LOC124652244 has protein sequence MAGKSRERRPSSAPSTSVPALPVKPEPLSGAAIDVLHGDDLRDILRRLSLADLLRAALTCHRWRRIAARCLPRAPPLLGYFFHPVNTPPPPPIRPPPTHYDAVFAPLDPSSPRLSLDFAPESSRFELYDCHQGLLLLEPTVSLPKSILPRLLVLDPASRRSVLLPPPPRDTVPDDRRWRSSRYYIGSALLSRAHPSKLCFEAVCFAIDDGRPRAWVASVDSGDCSWRALARDTEVLVDFDPHWFKRSCVHAAGKMYWHICNSGRVLVLDPATLRFSYLLAPAELADNFCTYRIAETPKDGRLCIMAMASRAKQLQLWVRGEARCSDNGWLLERDIMDMRVVWEALPGLPTDWAKRVFNVWPSDMDAGRTGKVFIQTFGYGRYSLHLDTGKMERLETEDGKEYGHPIYAYFLAWPPAFLAPEY, from the coding sequence ATGGCGGGGAAGAGCCGGGAGAGGAGACCGTCCTCTGCTCCGTCCACCTCTGTCCCGGCGCTGCCGGTGAAGCCGGAACCACTGTCGGGGGCGGCGATCGATGTCCTCCATGGGGACGACCTCCGCGACATCCTCCGCCGCCTCTCCCTCGCCGacctcctccgcgccgccctcacctGCCACCGCTGGCGCCGCATTGCGGCACGTTGCCTACCCCGCGCCCCTCCCCTCCTCGGCTACTTCTTCCACCCCGTCAACACCCCTCCCCCGCCGCCCATCCGACCCCCGCCAACCCACTACGACGCCGTGTTCGCGCCCCTCGACCCCTCCTCGCCGCGCCTCTCCCTCGACTTCGCCCCGGAATCCTCCCGCTTCGAGCTCTACGACTGCCACCAAGGCCTCCTGCTTCTCGAGCCGACCGTATCGCTGCCCAAGTCCATCCTCccccgcctcctcgtcctcgaccccGCCTCGCGCCGCAGCgtgctcctcccgccgccgccgcgcgacaCGGTCCCCGACGACCGCCGCTGGCGCAGCTCCAGGTACTACATCGGCTCCGCGCTGCTCTCCCGCGCGCACCCCAGCAAGCTCTGCTTCGAGGCCGTCTGCTTCGCCATCGACGACGGGCGCCCGCGCGCCTGGGTCGCGTCCGTCGACAGCGGCGACTGCAGCTGGCGCGCGCTCGCTCGGGACACGGAAGTCCTGGTCGACTTCGACCCGCACTGGTTCAAGCGCAGCTGCGTGCACGCCGCCGGGAAGATGTACTGGCACATCTGCAACTCCGGCCGCGTGCTCGTGCTGGACCCTGCCACGCTGCGCTTCTCCTACCTGCTGGCGCCGGCGGAGCTGGCGGACAACTTCTGCACGTACCGCATCGCGGAGACGCCGAAGGACGGGCGGCTCTGCATCATGGCCATGGCGAGCCGTGCCAAGCAGCTGCAGCTCTGGGTGCGCGGCGAGGCCAGGTGCAGCGACAACGGGTGGCTTCTCGAGAGGGATATCATGGACATGCGCGTGGTGTGGGAGGCGCTGCCAGGCCTGCCCACGGACTGGGCGAAAAGGGTCTTCAACGTCTGGCCCAGCGACATGGACGCCGGCCGCACCGGCAAGGTCTTCATCCAGACCTTTGGATACGGCCGCTACTCGTTACATCTCGACACCGGCAAGATGGAGCGCCTGGAGACCGAGGATGGCAAGGAGTATGGGCACCCCATCTACGCCTACTTCCTTGCGTGGCCGCCTGCGTTCCTTGCTCCAGAGTACTGA